From the Pirellulales bacterium genome, the window GTGGGTCCATACTCTGGCGCCGTTCATCGAAAGCGTAAATGAGATCCGAGTGTGTCCACGCGATCGCGAGGCCGATGAGTGGCCACAGCAAGCCGAGACGACTAGCTACGTGATTAACGAGTACATCGCGATTCCGGGACCAGATGCCCAGCGCAATCTGCACAAGATGAAGGACACCTCGCACACCATTACGGTGTTCGAGGGGTCCGACGACCGCTATCGACTAGCCAAATCAAGCGAGCAGAGCCTGCTCAACTACGAGCATGCCCACCCTTCGCTCTGGTTCTCGAAGCGAAACATCCAGCGCAAGCTCGTCTGGTACAGCTTGATTTCCGAAGTTCAGCCTGATCGACATTGGTCGAGCTATGTCGAGGACAAGTCGCAAGGCGTGGCGCACTATCTGTACGCCGACGGTCATGTTGAAACCATGGCCGGCGACGCCGTCAAAGGCTTCGCCGATCGGGGCGAGAACTTCGCCAAACTCAATCCCTAATCCGCAATAGCTTCCGAGAAACGCTAATGAGCTGAATCGACGTCGTCGTTCGCGTATCGAGCGACGATGGACCGCTCATTGATGAAATCCACCTGGCGCTGAGCCAACCCTTTCGTTCGCCGCGCCGGATATGCGTTCACCTGGAGACATTGCGATGAATTATCGATCCTTTCGCTTGACTTGTTTGACCCTTCTCCTCACCGCTGTTTGCGGTCGCCAACTTGCGGCACACGGGATCCATGTGCAGTACCACGCCACTGGCAACACGCTTGCCCCGAATCAACAGACTTATTGGGGAGAAGAAGCTCATTTTGAGCCCGTGGTTCTCTCGGGCGTCAACAAACTCCGCTTTCAGGCTGGTTTTGGCATCCATAGCCCTGCCGATGGCATTGCCGACGGCACGACCACCAGCTTCGATGTGACGGGCGCCGCGCATTCCAGCTCCGGTTATGCCGGACAGGCGCTGATCTACTGGAACGGCGCCAACGTGGCGTCATCGCCAGTCGCCGTCGAATTGCGGCGTTCGACCTTCAGCATGCTGGTCGATCCCAGCGACACCTTTGCCCCGGGACTGGTGATTGGCGACTACAACGCCGCACAGGCTGATTGGCACGGAACCGTCAATTTCTATCTACCTGAAGACGCGCCCGCTGGTCTCTATGCGGTCGGGTTCCGAGTCAAGTCGCCAAGCTACGCGACGTCCGACATTTTCTGGGTGATCGGCAACAACGGCCTGACAGATGACCAATACGCCGCCGGCGCCGCCGCTATTCTTGCCGCGGTCCCAGAGCCTGCGGGGCTGTCCACGCTTGGGTGTGGCCTATTGTTGCTGGGCGCCGCACTCTGGCAGCGCACACGTGCCTGATTTCGAAATTCCGTGCCACGCGCGGCCAACAGGCCGCATGTCAAACAATCAAGACCCGAGATGAGACTTTGCCATGCTGCGATCAACGTGTTTAGCTCTCGTATACGTCCTTAGCGCGACCGTCTTGGCGGCGGCGCATGGACTGCCCGTCATGATTACCGCAGACAGTGGCCAGCTAGCCACAGACAAGAACATTTACACCGCCACAATGGAGTCGTTGGGGGGACTGCTTTACCAAAGCGAGCTACCCGGCTTTGGA encodes:
- a CDS encoding DUF1559 domain-containing protein, with translation MPRRGFTLVELLVVVAIIGLLIGLMLPAVQSARQAADATRCANNLHQIGIGLTLFAGARGGYFPQTHHATLDPNQVKSWVHTLAPFIESVNEIRVCPRDREADEWPQQAETTSYVINEYIAIPGPDAQRNLHKMKDTSHTITVFEGSDDRYRLAKSSEQSLLNYEHAHPSLWFSKRNIQRKLVWYSLISEVQPDRHWSSYVEDKSQGVAHYLYADGHVETMAGDAVKGFADRGENFAKLNP